From Hartmannibacter diazotrophicus, a single genomic window includes:
- a CDS encoding alpha-D-ribose 1-methylphosphonate 5-triphosphate diphosphatase, protein MSSETILRNARIVLADEVLEGAIVIRDGRIADVAAGPSGIGEDMEGDYVIPGLVELHTDHLESHIQPRPKVRWNLDAAILAHDAQVATAGITTVLDALRLGRDEDTFFTGEDLRALADGIETAVDKGRLRADHYLHLRCEVSAPNCQEDYTFFAEDDRVKLASLMDHAPGQRQFVNFETYATYYQSKLKLSDEAFRAFTEKRIEQSQRYASVNRDAIAAACKARGIVLASHDDATLEHVEESVARDIRIAEFPTTLDAARASGAAGLAVLMGAPNVIRGGSHSGNVSAGELAREGLLDILSSDYIPFSLIQAAFFMADRMDGISLPQSVAMVTRKPAEAVGLDDRGCIAPGLRADLVRVRAEDAVPVVRTVWREGRRVA, encoded by the coding sequence ATGTCCAGCGAGACCATTCTCCGCAATGCCAGGATCGTATTGGCCGACGAAGTCCTTGAAGGCGCGATCGTCATCCGCGATGGCCGGATCGCCGATGTCGCCGCCGGTCCGTCGGGGATCGGCGAGGACATGGAGGGAGACTATGTCATCCCCGGTCTCGTCGAGCTTCACACCGATCATCTGGAAAGCCACATCCAGCCCCGACCCAAGGTGCGCTGGAATCTCGACGCCGCGATCCTCGCTCACGACGCACAGGTCGCAACCGCCGGGATCACCACGGTGCTCGACGCGCTACGGCTTGGGCGCGACGAGGATACGTTCTTCACCGGCGAGGACCTTCGCGCGCTGGCCGACGGCATTGAGACGGCGGTCGACAAGGGGCGGCTGCGGGCCGACCACTATCTTCATCTTCGATGTGAAGTTTCAGCGCCAAACTGCCAGGAAGACTACACCTTCTTCGCTGAAGATGATCGCGTCAAGCTGGCCTCGCTGATGGATCACGCGCCGGGCCAGCGCCAGTTCGTCAATTTTGAAACCTATGCCACCTACTATCAGTCGAAACTGAAACTCTCCGACGAGGCCTTCCGGGCGTTCACGGAAAAGCGCATTGAACAGTCGCAGCGCTATGCCTCAGTGAACCGCGATGCGATTGCCGCTGCCTGCAAGGCGCGGGGCATCGTTCTTGCCAGCCACGACGATGCAACGCTGGAGCATGTGGAGGAGTCCGTGGCCCGGGACATCAGGATTGCCGAGTTCCCGACGACACTGGACGCCGCCAGAGCGTCCGGCGCGGCGGGCCTTGCCGTCCTCATGGGCGCGCCGAACGTCATCCGCGGCGGCTCTCATTCCGGCAACGTCTCGGCCGGCGAACTTGCGCGCGAAGGGCTGCTCGACATCCTGTCGTCGGACTATATCCCCTTCAGCCTCATCCAGGCCGCCTTCTTCATGGCGGACAGGATGGATGGCATCTCCCTGCCGCAGTCGGTGGCGATGGTGACGCGCAAGCCCGCCGAGGCGGTCGGCCTCGATGACCGGGGCTGCATCGCGCCGGGCCTGCGCGCCGATCTCGTGCGCGTGCGGGCCGAAGACGCTGTGCCTGTCGTTCGCACCGTCTGGCGCGAAGGACGCCGCGTCGCATGA
- the phnL gene encoding phosphonate C-P lyase system protein PhnL — MPVPLVVSEIGKSFVMHLRGGVTLPVISGASFSLEAGQCAVLGGPSGVGKSSILKMVYGNYGVDEGQIIVRHGGGLVDIATADPRTILAVRRDTIGYVSQFLRAVPRVSAVDVAAEPLVERGEDKDVARDRARTLLSRLNLPEHLWSLPPATFSGGEQQRVNIARGFITDHPILLLDEPTASLDAENRAVVIGLIEEKKAAGVAMLGIFHDKDVRDAVADVVIDVAAFAPGRAVA, encoded by the coding sequence ATGCCCGTTCCGCTCGTCGTCTCCGAAATCGGCAAGAGCTTCGTCATGCACCTGCGCGGCGGGGTGACGCTGCCGGTGATTTCCGGCGCGTCCTTTTCGCTTGAAGCTGGCCAATGCGCGGTCCTCGGCGGGCCATCCGGCGTCGGCAAGAGCTCCATCCTCAAGATGGTCTACGGCAACTATGGCGTCGACGAGGGCCAGATCATCGTCCGCCATGGCGGCGGGCTCGTGGATATCGCGACTGCCGATCCGCGCACGATCCTGGCGGTCCGCCGCGACACGATCGGCTATGTCAGCCAGTTCCTCCGCGCTGTGCCACGGGTCTCGGCTGTCGATGTCGCCGCCGAGCCGCTGGTCGAGCGCGGCGAGGACAAGGACGTGGCGCGCGACAGGGCGCGGACGCTGCTGAGCCGTCTGAACCTGCCTGAACATCTCTGGTCCCTGCCGCCGGCCACTTTTTCCGGCGGCGAGCAGCAGCGGGTGAACATCGCCCGGGGCTTCATCACCGATCATCCGATCCTGCTCCTCGACGAGCCGACGGCCTCGCTCGATGCCGAGAACCGCGCGGTCGTCATCGGCCTTATCGAGGAAAAGAAAGCGGCTGGCGTCGCCATGCTCGGCATTTTCCACGACAAGGACGTGCGTGACGCGGTGGCCGACGTCGTCATCGACGTCGCGGCCTTCGCGCCCGGAAGGGCGGTGGCATGA
- a CDS encoding ribokinase has translation MLHVVGNACLDTTFRLARHPRAGETLNAESASRDYGGKGLNQAVAAVRSGAETMFWTAVGVDAAGDDIAALIEIEFADLASITRLPHATDQSAILVSVEDGDNRIVTAAACAETYDPLVMTDLATRLRPGDILLMQGNLSTERTIACLEAARRAGARALLNPSPIATMAAMPLALVDVLVLNRPEAEALTGESDPARAGQELIKRGAGSVVITLGAAGVIHVTAAGSMSVEASSVEAVDTSGAGDVFCGVLAGLMAQGRTIGDSLPFAATAASMSVQRPGTHASCPSRTELRELLDLTA, from the coding sequence GTGCTGCATGTCGTCGGCAACGCGTGTCTTGACACGACCTTTCGCCTCGCCCGCCATCCGCGCGCAGGCGAGACCCTCAATGCGGAAAGCGCCTCGCGCGACTATGGCGGCAAGGGTCTCAACCAGGCCGTGGCGGCGGTCAGAAGCGGGGCGGAGACGATGTTCTGGACCGCCGTCGGCGTCGATGCGGCCGGCGACGACATCGCGGCGCTGATCGAGATCGAGTTCGCCGACCTTGCCAGCATCACCCGCCTTCCTCATGCGACCGACCAGTCGGCCATCCTCGTTTCGGTCGAGGATGGCGACAACCGGATCGTCACGGCGGCGGCCTGCGCGGAAACCTACGATCCGCTCGTGATGACCGATCTCGCCACGCGTCTGCGTCCGGGCGATATCCTGCTGATGCAAGGCAATCTTTCGACGGAACGAACCATCGCATGCCTTGAAGCGGCAAGGCGCGCCGGCGCGCGCGCCCTTCTCAATCCGAGCCCGATCGCGACTATGGCAGCCATGCCGTTGGCTCTCGTCGATGTTCTTGTTCTCAACCGGCCCGAGGCGGAGGCGCTGACGGGAGAGAGCGACCCCGCACGCGCCGGCCAGGAGTTGATCAAGCGCGGCGCCGGATCTGTCGTCATCACGCTGGGAGCGGCGGGCGTCATCCACGTCACCGCTGCGGGCAGCATGTCTGTCGAGGCGTCCTCCGTCGAGGCTGTCGACACCAGCGGCGCGGGCGATGTCTTTTGCGGCGTCCTCGCGGGCCTGATGGCGCAGGGTCGGACCATCGGGGATAGTCTTCCATTTGCCGCCACTGCCGCCTCGATGTCGGTGCAACGGCCAGGAACGCACGCCTCCTGCCCGTCACGGACCGAACTGAGGGAGCTTCTGGACCTGACGGCCTGA
- the phnK gene encoding phosphonate C-P lyase system protein PhnK, with product MSDDPLLRVSALSKFYGPRIGCENVSFDLWPGEVLAIVGESGSGKTTLLNCLSTRLMPSAGSVSYRMRDGEWRDLYHMSEAERRFLMRTDWGFVHQNPADGLRMAVSAGANVGERLMAVGERHYGNIRSTAIDWLGRVEIGPDRIDDQPRAFSGGMRQRLQIARNLVTHPRLVFMDEPTGGLDVSVQARLLDLLRGLVNDLGLAAIVVTHDLAVARLLSRRIIVMKDGHVVESGLTDRVLDDPRAPYTQLLVSSVLAV from the coding sequence ATGAGCGACGACCCGTTGCTGCGCGTTTCCGCGCTGTCGAAATTCTACGGCCCGCGCATCGGCTGCGAGAATGTCTCCTTCGATCTCTGGCCGGGAGAGGTGCTGGCCATCGTCGGCGAATCCGGCTCGGGCAAGACGACGCTGCTGAACTGCCTCTCCACACGGCTGATGCCGAGCGCGGGCTCGGTCAGCTACCGCATGCGCGACGGCGAATGGCGCGATCTCTATCACATGAGCGAGGCCGAGCGGCGCTTCCTGATGCGGACGGACTGGGGCTTCGTGCACCAGAACCCGGCCGATGGCCTGCGCATGGCCGTCTCCGCCGGGGCCAACGTCGGCGAGCGCCTGATGGCCGTCGGCGAGCGTCACTACGGCAACATCCGCTCCACCGCCATCGACTGGCTCGGCCGCGTCGAGATCGGTCCGGACCGCATCGACGACCAGCCGCGCGCCTTTTCCGGCGGCATGCGACAGCGCCTGCAGATCGCGCGCAACCTCGTCACTCATCCGCGACTCGTCTTCATGGATGAGCCGACAGGAGGGCTCGACGTCTCGGTTCAGGCACGGCTGCTCGACTTGCTTCGCGGCCTCGTCAACGACCTCGGCCTTGCCGCCATCGTCGTCACGCACGATCTTGCCGTCGCCCGACTCCTCTCCCGTCGCATCATCGTGATGAAGGACGGGCATGTTGTCGAAAGCGGCCTCACGGACCGGGTGCTCGACGATCCGCGCGCACCCTACACCCAGCTTCTCGTGTCATCCGTGCTTGCGGTCTAG
- a CDS encoding ABC transporter permease: MHANGTERVRKATWRDWIMANGSVVSIAVFFAACCLLFTLVTQNFLTSPNILNVIRQSAPLLISAAAMTFVITTGGIDLSIGSILALVASLSAALLQLGVPWPLVIVLMLACGGLIGAFQGFFIAYEGIPAFIVTLAGLSVVRGVALLITGGYSIPIDSGSPFVVIGRAWVFGLPLPAIIAVAMLVIAWIVFNEARFGRYVTGIGANAEAVRRAGIDTRRTTLMVYVISGMAAALSGIILAGRLGSGSSNSGQGFELEVIAAVVLGGTSLFGGRGTIIGTVLGALTVAVLGNGLILAHMSPFLTPIVTGSIILIAIWLNFRLFRGAIRTR; this comes from the coding sequence ATGCACGCCAACGGCACCGAGCGGGTGCGCAAGGCGACCTGGCGCGACTGGATCATGGCCAACGGTTCGGTCGTCTCCATCGCCGTTTTCTTCGCGGCCTGCTGCCTGCTCTTCACACTTGTCACCCAGAACTTCCTGACGAGCCCCAACATTCTCAACGTCATCCGCCAATCGGCTCCGTTGCTGATTTCGGCGGCGGCCATGACCTTCGTCATCACGACGGGCGGCATCGACCTTTCGATCGGCTCCATCCTCGCGCTGGTTGCCTCGCTCTCCGCCGCGCTGCTGCAACTCGGCGTGCCGTGGCCGCTGGTCATCGTGCTGATGCTCGCCTGCGGCGGCCTCATCGGCGCCTTCCAGGGCTTCTTCATCGCCTATGAGGGCATTCCGGCCTTCATCGTCACGCTCGCCGGCTTGTCGGTGGTGCGCGGCGTCGCCCTGCTGATCACCGGCGGTTACTCGATCCCGATCGATTCCGGCAGCCCCTTCGTGGTGATCGGCCGCGCCTGGGTCTTCGGCCTGCCGCTGCCGGCGATCATCGCGGTGGCGATGCTGGTGATCGCATGGATCGTCTTCAACGAGGCTCGTTTCGGACGCTATGTCACCGGCATCGGCGCCAATGCCGAGGCCGTGCGCAGGGCCGGCATCGATACTCGCCGCACGACCCTGATGGTCTATGTCATCTCCGGCATGGCGGCGGCGCTCTCCGGCATCATCCTCGCCGGCCGCCTCGGCTCGGGGTCGTCGAACTCCGGACAGGGGTTCGAGCTGGAGGTCATCGCGGCGGTCGTGCTCGGCGGCACCAGCCTCTTTGGCGGGCGCGGCACGATTATCGGAACGGTGCTCGGGGCGCTGACGGTGGCGGTCCTCGGCAACGGCCTGATCCTGGCCCACATGTCGCCATTCCTGACGCCCATTGTCACCGGCTCGATCATCCTCATCGCCATCTGGCTCAACTTCCGCCTCTTCCGGGGCGCGATCCGGACACGGTGA
- a CDS encoding ATP-binding cassette domain-containing protein, with protein sequence MTLPPPRVKMTGISKRYGPINTLDNVSLTLAPGEVLGLVGDNGAGKSTLSKVLSGAVIPDSGTIEIDGQAVAFSSPADARERHVEMVYQDLSLCDTIDVAGNLFLGREPRRRIAGVSLLDKKRMHDEARDMLDRLGIVIPDTRAKVENLSGGQRQSIAIGRAASFEPLVLIMDEPTAALAVAEVEAVLDLIRTVSARGVGVILITHRLQDLFLVCDRIQVMYEGRNVAERKTSETNIEEVVDLIVGHKFQARSAGSAGPATVGDAP encoded by the coding sequence ATGACCCTGCCCCCGCCCCGGGTCAAGATGACCGGGATTTCCAAGCGTTACGGCCCGATCAACACGCTGGACAACGTCTCCCTGACGTTGGCGCCCGGCGAGGTGCTCGGACTTGTCGGCGACAACGGCGCCGGCAAGTCCACCCTCAGCAAGGTGCTTTCCGGTGCCGTGATCCCGGATTCGGGAACGATCGAGATCGACGGCCAGGCGGTTGCCTTCTCCTCGCCGGCCGATGCCCGCGAGCGTCACGTCGAGATGGTCTACCAGGACCTCTCGCTCTGCGACACGATCGATGTCGCCGGCAATCTCTTCCTTGGCCGCGAGCCGCGCCGCCGCATTGCCGGCGTCTCCCTGCTCGACAAGAAGCGCATGCATGACGAGGCCCGCGACATGCTGGACCGGCTCGGCATCGTCATTCCGGACACCCGCGCGAAGGTGGAGAACCTTTCCGGCGGCCAGCGCCAGTCCATCGCCATCGGCCGGGCCGCATCCTTCGAGCCGCTGGTGCTGATCATGGACGAGCCGACGGCGGCGCTTGCCGTCGCCGAGGTCGAAGCGGTGCTCGACCTCATCCGCACCGTCAGCGCACGGGGCGTCGGCGTGATCCTCATCACGCACCGGCTTCAGGATCTTTTCCTCGTCTGCGACCGCATCCAGGTCATGTACGAGGGCCGCAACGTCGCCGAGCGCAAGACCTCGGAAACCAACATCGAGGAGGTCGTCGACCTCATCGTTGGCCACAAGTTCCAGGCTCGCTCGGCTGGCTCCGCTGGTCCGGCAACCGTGGGAGACGCCCCATGA
- a CDS encoding DUF1045 domain-containing protein: MRTGPHQPASAAQGPAAGASWRYALYYLPPKDHALTRRAAEWFGRDPFTGEDVETPALDAMDPARIAFFRAVPRRYGFHATLKAPFRLADGATEADLVAEATAFAARTRPFSIQRLEIERLKNFFALRPAETEAELDRMAGDVVGTFEPFRAPLSDAEIERRSETLSGRAELGNLQRWGYPYVFDTFRFHMTLTGPVAEKDFDEVSRALDEQFSKALSAPIPVAGLALCVEPEPNAPFRMHSYFAFSQDGTTTRA; the protein is encoded by the coding sequence ATGAGAACCGGTCCGCACCAGCCGGCCTCGGCAGCGCAAGGTCCGGCGGCCGGCGCGTCGTGGCGCTATGCGCTCTACTACCTGCCGCCAAAGGACCACGCTCTCACGCGCCGGGCCGCCGAATGGTTCGGCCGCGATCCTTTCACCGGAGAGGATGTCGAGACCCCGGCGCTCGACGCGATGGATCCGGCGCGCATTGCCTTTTTCCGCGCGGTTCCAAGGCGCTACGGTTTCCACGCGACGTTGAAGGCGCCGTTCCGCCTTGCGGACGGGGCAACGGAGGCCGATCTCGTCGCCGAGGCAACGGCCTTCGCGGCCCGGACGCGGCCTTTCTCGATCCAGCGGCTGGAGATCGAGCGATTGAAGAACTTCTTTGCCCTGCGTCCCGCGGAGACGGAAGCCGAGCTTGACCGGATGGCCGGCGACGTCGTCGGCACATTCGAGCCCTTTCGCGCGCCTCTTTCCGATGCGGAGATCGAGCGGCGCAGCGAGACGCTGAGCGGCCGGGCGGAACTCGGCAACCTGCAGCGCTGGGGTTACCCTTACGTCTTCGACACCTTCCGCTTTCACATGACGCTGACGGGTCCGGTTGCCGAAAAAGACTTCGATGAGGTCTCCCGGGCGCTCGACGAGCAGTTTTCGAAGGCCCTTTCCGCACCCATTCCGGTCGCAGGCCTTGCGCTCTGTGTCGAACCGGAGCCGAACGCGCCATTCCGCATGCACAGCTATTTCGCCTTTTCCCAAGACGGCACGACAACGAGGGCCTGA
- the phnN gene encoding phosphonate metabolism protein/1,5-bisphosphokinase (PRPP-forming) PhnN, with translation MRREGGVFVAIVGPSGAGKDTLIRRARDQFREDGRIHFVRRVITRDVDLASEDHATMTPEAFEAAEKKGAFALSWAAHGLHYGLPAEIDKRIAEGQVVVANVSRRVLPDIEARYPHALVVEVTASVDVLAERLSQRGRETREAIAARLARNVPVALEACEVVKIDNSGPVENAAGMLVRLLTDRLNWREAAASLRKD, from the coding sequence ATGCGACGTGAAGGCGGAGTCTTCGTTGCCATCGTCGGGCCGAGCGGCGCCGGCAAGGACACGCTGATCCGTCGCGCGCGCGACCAGTTCCGCGAAGACGGCCGAATCCATTTCGTCCGCCGAGTCATCACGCGTGACGTCGACCTGGCAAGCGAGGATCATGCGACGATGACCCCCGAGGCCTTCGAGGCTGCCGAAAAAAAAGGGGCTTTTGCACTCTCCTGGGCGGCGCATGGTCTCCATTATGGATTGCCCGCCGAGATCGACAAGCGCATCGCCGAAGGGCAGGTGGTGGTGGCGAATGTGTCCCGCCGCGTGCTCCCGGACATCGAGGCGCGTTATCCGCACGCGCTCGTCGTCGAGGTTACGGCGTCCGTGGATGTGCTCGCCGAGCGATTGTCACAGCGTGGACGCGAGACGCGGGAGGCCATCGCGGCCCGCCTTGCGCGCAACGTTCCAGTCGCCCTTGAAGCCTGCGAGGTCGTGAAGATCGACAACAGCGGTCCTGTCGAAAACGCGGCCGGTATGCTCGTCAGGCTTCTGACCGATCGGCTCAACTGGCGCGAGGCGGCGGCATCCTTGAGGAAGGACTAA
- a CDS encoding carbon-phosphorus lyase complex subunit PhnI, which produces MYVAVKGGETAIANAHRLLADRRRGDRSVPALRLDQIVEQLALGVDRVMSEGSLYDRDLAALAIMQARGDMIEAIFLVRAYRTTLPRFGYTQPVETGAMDVERRISATYKDLPGGQLLGPTFDYTHRLLDPELAAGAEIDEPEQRDADWQPTPHVTSLMAGEGLIEADGEMPQDHVAGDITREAPSYPMDRDLRLQSLARGDEGFLLALGYSTQRGYARSHPFVGEIRIGEVELELDVPELPFAVPLGTIRLTECQMVNQFQGSAKSPPQFTRGYGLVFGQSERKAMAMALCDRALRADELGEDIVAPAQDQEFVLSHCDNVQATGFVEHLKLPHYVDFQAELDLVRRMRAEHEAARKAPVANTRAEAAE; this is translated from the coding sequence ATGTATGTCGCCGTAAAGGGCGGAGAGACCGCCATCGCCAATGCGCACCGGCTGCTCGCCGACCGTCGGCGCGGCGACCGGTCGGTGCCGGCGCTGCGCCTCGACCAGATCGTCGAGCAGCTCGCGCTCGGTGTCGACCGGGTGATGTCCGAAGGCTCGCTCTACGACCGGGATCTGGCGGCGCTCGCCATCATGCAGGCGCGCGGCGACATGATCGAGGCGATCTTTCTCGTTCGCGCCTACCGGACGACCCTGCCGCGCTTCGGCTATACCCAGCCGGTCGAGACGGGGGCGATGGACGTGGAGCGGCGCATCTCCGCCACCTACAAGGACCTGCCCGGCGGCCAGTTGCTCGGCCCGACCTTCGACTACACCCACCGCCTGCTCGACCCGGAGCTTGCGGCCGGCGCGGAGATCGACGAGCCCGAGCAGCGCGATGCCGACTGGCAGCCGACCCCGCATGTCACGTCGCTGATGGCCGGCGAGGGGCTGATCGAGGCCGATGGCGAGATGCCACAGGATCACGTCGCCGGCGACATCACCCGCGAGGCGCCGTCCTATCCGATGGACCGCGACCTTCGCCTTCAGTCATTGGCACGCGGCGACGAGGGCTTTCTCCTTGCCCTCGGCTATTCGACCCAGCGCGGCTATGCCCGCTCGCATCCCTTCGTCGGCGAAATCCGCATCGGCGAGGTGGAGCTGGAACTGGACGTCCCCGAACTTCCCTTCGCCGTGCCTCTCGGCACCATCCGGCTGACCGAATGCCAGATGGTCAACCAGTTTCAAGGCTCGGCCAAGTCGCCCCCGCAGTTCACACGCGGCTATGGCCTCGTCTTCGGCCAGAGCGAGCGCAAGGCAATGGCCATGGCGCTCTGCGATCGGGCGCTTCGGGCCGACGAACTGGGCGAAGACATCGTCGCCCCGGCGCAGGATCAGGAATTCGTGCTGTCCCACTGCGACAACGTTCAGGCCACCGGCTTCGTGGAGCACCTGAAGCTGCCGCACTATGTGGACTTTCAGGCCGAGCTCGATCTGGTGCGCCGCATGCGCGCCGAACACGAGGCGGCCCGCAAGGCCCCGGTCGCAAACACGAGAGCGGAGGCGGCCGAATGA
- a CDS encoding alpha-D-ribose 1-methylphosphonate 5-phosphate C-P-lyase PhnJ yields the protein MSATQEIATYNFAYLDEQTKRMIRRAILKAIAIPGYQVPFASREMPMPYGWGTGGVQVTASIIGPDDVLKVIDQGADDTTNAVSIRAFFKKVASVAVTTRTTEATIIQTRHRIPEQPLAEGQVLVYQVPIPEPLRFLEPRESETRKMHALEEYGLMHVKLYEDIARNGHIATTYAYPVKVESRYVMDPSPTPKFDNPKMHRSKALQLFGAGREKRIYAIPPYTEVVSLDFEDHPFEIQTFDRPCALCGAENVYLDEVILDDRGGRMFVCSDTDHCEGRRADGHRGELSGETMEAAQ from the coding sequence ATGAGCGCGACGCAGGAGATTGCCACCTACAACTTCGCCTATCTGGATGAGCAGACCAAGCGGATGATCCGCCGCGCCATTCTGAAGGCAATCGCCATTCCGGGCTATCAGGTGCCTTTCGCCAGCCGCGAGATGCCCATGCCTTACGGCTGGGGCACCGGCGGCGTGCAGGTCACGGCCTCGATCATCGGACCCGACGACGTGCTGAAGGTCATCGACCAGGGCGCGGACGACACCACCAACGCCGTCTCGATCCGGGCCTTCTTCAAAAAGGTCGCGAGCGTTGCCGTGACGACCCGCACCACCGAGGCGACGATCATCCAGACGCGGCACCGCATTCCCGAGCAGCCGCTCGCCGAGGGGCAGGTGCTCGTCTACCAGGTGCCGATCCCAGAGCCGCTGCGCTTCCTGGAGCCGCGCGAGAGCGAGACGCGCAAGATGCACGCGCTCGAGGAATACGGCCTCATGCATGTGAAGCTCTACGAGGACATCGCCCGCAACGGCCATATCGCGACGACCTATGCCTATCCGGTGAAGGTCGAGAGCCGCTACGTGATGGACCCTTCGCCGACGCCGAAATTCGACAATCCGAAAATGCACCGCTCGAAGGCGCTGCAGCTCTTCGGCGCCGGACGCGAGAAGCGCATCTACGCGATCCCGCCCTATACGGAGGTCGTCAGTCTCGACTTCGAGGATCATCCCTTTGAAATCCAGACCTTCGACCGTCCCTGCGCGCTTTGCGGTGCCGAAAACGTCTACCTCGACGAGGTGATCCTCGATGACCGGGGAGGGCGGATGTTCGTCTGCTCGGATACCGATCACTGCGAGGGCCGGCGCGCCGATGGTCATCGCGGCGAACTGTCGGGCGAAACCATGGAGGCGGCGCAATGA
- a CDS encoding phosphotriesterase family protein: protein MASERHTIGVSSGQVMTVRGPIPVSQMGVTLMHEHLMLDGAKSWKCPCHPDERAIAEQPVSIEIIGELRMNPYMNRDNVTLGDVDLALGEIGRFAKLGGNTVVDPTNIGIGRDPEALLRIAKMSGLNVVMGSGFYLEFSHPEWLKKMDVDAVTEFLVNDVGGGDEQPKIMAGIIGEVGVSKDFTVEERKSLKASARASAITGVPLSIHLPGWERLAHEVLDIVEAEGASLANTVLCHMNPSHNDLPYQKSLAERGAFLEYDMIGMDYYYADQDAQSPSDEENARAIAALVEAGYLDKLLLSQDVFLKIMLTRYGGFGYAYIQRHFIPRLKRHGVPQEAIDRMMTTNPARVFSPAG from the coding sequence ATGGCGAGCGAAAGGCACACGATCGGCGTTTCCAGCGGTCAGGTGATGACCGTGCGCGGCCCGATCCCGGTCTCGCAGATGGGTGTCACGCTGATGCACGAGCATCTGATGCTCGACGGTGCCAAGTCGTGGAAATGCCCCTGTCACCCGGACGAGCGGGCCATTGCCGAGCAGCCGGTCTCGATCGAGATCATCGGCGAATTGCGGATGAACCCCTACATGAACCGGGACAACGTCACCCTCGGCGACGTCGATCTGGCGCTCGGGGAAATCGGCCGCTTCGCCAAGCTCGGCGGCAACACGGTCGTCGATCCGACCAACATCGGCATCGGCCGCGATCCGGAAGCGCTCCTGCGCATCGCCAAGATGAGCGGCCTCAACGTCGTCATGGGCTCGGGCTTCTATCTCGAATTCAGTCACCCGGAATGGCTGAAGAAGATGGACGTCGACGCGGTGACGGAGTTCCTCGTCAACGACGTCGGCGGCGGAGACGAACAGCCGAAGATCATGGCCGGCATCATCGGCGAAGTCGGCGTCAGCAAGGATTTCACGGTGGAAGAGCGCAAGTCGCTGAAGGCCTCGGCCCGCGCCTCGGCGATCACCGGCGTGCCGCTCTCGATCCACCTGCCCGGCTGGGAGCGGCTGGCCCACGAGGTGCTGGACATCGTGGAAGCGGAGGGTGCGTCGCTTGCCAACACCGTGCTCTGCCACATGAACCCGAGCCATAACGACCTGCCCTACCAGAAGAGCCTGGCGGAACGCGGCGCCTTTCTCGAATACGACATGATCGGCATGGACTACTATTATGCCGACCAGGATGCGCAGTCGCCGTCGGACGAAGAGAATGCCCGGGCCATCGCGGCGCTCGTCGAGGCCGGCTATCTCGACAAGCTTCTGTTGTCACAAGACGTTTTCCTGAAAATCATGCTGACGCGCTATGGCGGCTTCGGCTATGCCTATATCCAGCGCCATTTCATTCCCCGACTGAAGCGTCATGGCGTGCCTCAGGAGGCCATCGACCGGATGATGACGACCAATCCGGCGCGGGTCTTCTCGCCGGCCGGCTAA